From the genome of Fusarium fujikuroi IMI 58289 draft genome, chromosome FFUJ_chr06:
CCACCGATTCAACGGCTCACGATATCCAGGATAGGACCGAGGGTCTTTGACAGGTAGGTATGTACATAACTACATACCGGAAGCATGTAATAACAGGTGCTAACTTAGCGGTAGGGCAGCACTGTGTCACTCGCTTGGAGGATGACCGGGCGGAGCGGGATCCCAGTGGAGCTTTGCCTGATGGGCCGAGTCGTGGACCACTGCATCCACATTCAGCCAAACTCTGTCCGTTACTTTCAAGGGCTGTTTGAGTATCGTCCTCTACGAAGTGACTGAGCATTTGAATGGCAATCCAGAAAGGGAAGCCGATAACGCCTTGCACACAAACCTGTAACGGCGATCGCTTCCATCCTCTCCATAGCCTTCACGAGGATGCGTCAAGCAACGATCAAGAAGACGAAACAAGGCACCGTCAGGTACAGGACACGCCGTCCGTCATCACTGACGTCCCACCCTGTCATTTGTTGCCATCGACGAAGGCTCTTCTGCCTGAGATGGAGGTTGGCCGGTGTGAATTTGGTCAAGACCACGAATTTGAATGTTGAAATTTGGTGATTTTAACTCCGCGAGAAGATCGAAACAGAAGAACCCTGTTGATAACAGCGATTTGCAAACGGCTCCATTCGATCAGTGATGAATGCATCGATTGACGAAGACAACCGCATCAGTAAGGGTTTCTGGTAAGGTGTGACGATCTTTCATTGTCCACAGGATAGTCCGTGTGCAGGACGGCTACAACATCACTATCCTCGTTTCAATTGTCGGATCTTGATGACGCTGTTGATCGGATGTAGGAACGATATCCCCAGATACGATAGGCTGTCATGAACCAATTATCCATGAACAAAAATTGTTCCAATACATTGGGCAAATGCATGTAATCGTTTGCAGAAACAATAAAGCTTGGTGAGCAATACTACAGCGATCACCATTGACGCATCTGTAATTTCCAATTCGGAGAACATCTATGAGTTCGCATTCAACACCTGCACAGTCCAGATGAATTCGTTCTCTCTTTCACCACAACTTCATTCCGATGATTCAAGCCCTTCAATAACGCAACATCCACAATTGCATCCGTTCTTACACACCATATTGAGCTCTGTAGCATGTGTAAAAGCTCAAGGCCCATCCCGTCATGTTGATTCTCACACATCCTCTCACGAATACCCACCACACTCGTGCCACAGTCCACTCATGCAATCCCAGTCGCACCAGCAATGGCGCGCTGCACGTAGCAACCCACCGACGGCTTGAATCGCTGACTCCCTAACTCAGCAACAGACAGGCTAATTCAAAGACTGTGGTTGGTCAAAGCTTGACCTTGCATCCTTTCCACCCCGGCTCATCTTGTGCTCATTCCACTCGTGGATGGAGACTGGCAGGACTGGGAGCCCGTCCCGCTGCAGCAGCCAAAAGCTTGCTACGACTGTAGCTACCTTAGCACGTCGCATACCGGATGCCCCTCGTAAACTAGCAAAGCACAGCAAGCCTCACCCCGgttacctacctagacaGGCGCAATTTATTCATCGGATACTTAGTAGAAGACCCGAAATACCCTGCTGTTTTATCTAATTTATCCCTTACCCGCACAGGGCCAACGCGCACAGTGGGAGAAAAAGACCCATTTGCTCTTGTTCCCCCGCTCCATGCTCAATGCTCCCTCCCCCATCCGCCCATCGGCCTGAACCCTGGCAGTTGTGAGGCCTTAGGTTGGCTGGACTCTTGTCTCTGCAATCCGACCCACACCCTGTCATCTCCGCTTCCGGTCAAGCGTCTCGTCAAGCAGCTGTGGTGCTCAGCGGCCGCAATCATCTCTACCAATGAGCATCAATGTCTCTTGTGCTTAAGGTAAATTCCCTCGTCTTGCCTGCTTAGAGCAATGGTTCAACCCTGCCATCTCTCCTTCAACCCCTGCACTCTTTCACTGGGCTTTCCAACACGCGCACTTGCTCTTGCCTCGCCTGGCCTCGCCTCTTTCCCGTCCGCGCCACCCACGCTCTCCACAGTCCGCACCCAGAAAAAGGAAAGGCCCCCCCGACCCAAACCCAGACACACCCAGACCAGACTCGAAGCAGCAAACAAGCAAGAGCGTGCCCAACCAGGTTTCTGCGACAATTAAACGCAGAGCACCGCAGCTCCCTCCATTTTCTCTCCGCTCCCACTCCAGATACAGTATAGATCCATCGGCACCACGCTCAAAGCAGTATCTCCACCACCTTTTTTTGTTCTTCCTGTCGCGGTTCGTTCGTGGTAATACAAACAagagctcttcctcttttgaGATAATCGAATCCAAGCCAATTTGAGACGAATATCGACTCGCAGACACCATGGCCGACATCACAGACCAGCACGACCAGACCTCTCCCACTGAGCTCGACGATTCACAGAACGTTGGCAATGGCAACGCCACTGAGTCTCGCGGCATCAAGCGCCAGCGTCCTTCAGCtggcgacgacgacgacgacgatgacgagaagGGCAGTCGCGAACGTCGCAAGATTGAGATCAAGTTCATCAGCGACAAATCTCGCCGACACATTACATTCTCCAAGCGCAAGGCTGGAATCATGAAGAAGGTATGATTCAACCTCTCTACGATACCAATAACACCAGGTTTGCCATAGCAGCCATGATGCTTGACCTCAAGTTTGAAAGCGCGTGCAATTTGGACGCGCAAACTTGGACGTTTCCACTACACCAAAATTCAGCATCCATTGGTCTCTTCAACGCATCTTGGTTGCTGTTTAGATCCCCGTCGCGTCAAAACAAGCTCCCGCGTTTGCTCGTCTGCGCCGAAACTTGGCGCAACCCATTTCCTTGTTGCACGGAAAGCTAATTTACATTCATTCATCAGGCCTACGAACTCTCTGTCCTCACAGGCACCCAGGTTCTACTTCTCGTAGTTTCAGAAACCGGACTCGTTTACACCTTCACCACACCCAAGCTGCAACCCCTCGTTACCAAGTCTGAGGGCAAGAATTTGATTCAGGTATGTAACTATTTGCTTGCTTGACATGGCAGATTCTGCCCCTTCATAAACCGTAGACTGATCGCGACCAGGCTTGCCTTAATGCTCCTGAGCCCACTCCCGGCAATGAGAATGGCGTCGATGGCGGCGACCAAGTCGAGTCTCCCGAAGAACCACCTAACCAGCACCTCCCTCCTCAGGGCAACCGACCTGGGATGCCTCAAAACCCTCACATGCCCAACAACTACATGCCCAACATGCCCATGGATCCTCAGCAGGCTCTTGCTTATCAGAGCTACGTACAACGGAATCAGGCTTATGGCTCTGGCATACCTCCTCAACCAGGTATGCCTGCTAACAGCCATCACCAGTCATAAATGACGTCCGACTCCAAAGATCGGTCTTCGGTCAATGATACCCGGCGCTCAATGCTTTCTCGAGACGCCGCCTCTCGACCTTGCACGCCCCTCCTTGACACCAGAGCTGTCTTGTGAGGTCCCGGTGAAAAGGCgttggttggtgttgatttGCCACCTGCATTTCTCTTTGATTTatgttttttaattttttgAGATTACATCCAAGGCTTTCAGGCCACAGCGAAGTCTGACGAGCCTTTGAGCGGAAATATAATAATCGCATCTGGGAGCAGTGGGTTTACGGGCTGTAAATCCCACCCTCGCGACCACGAATAACTACACGTGTCGTTTTCGAGACCAACAGTTTGCGGCCAATGCTGGGATGACTCCTATAGCCAAAAATACTGCCAAGGTTTCTTGTGATCAAAGCTCCGTGGAAGCTCGTGTCTTGACACCGTAGGACATTTGCGTGTGGTGGAAGCATGTTGGAGTGAAGGGGTGTGGTCATTGAAGAGCACGAAGAGGCGCGTTCGGCTTGTGAATTACATCAGAGTGTTTGGGATGGCAGGGAATGGATGGGATGAAGGCACGAATGTTTACGGAATGGGTACTTCATGCAGACGTCTATCATGGGTCAAAAGAGACGAAGGAAGGATGCTTTCAACGCGGTCTTGCCGATCCGTTCCTCTTTTCGCCTTGAATGTTAAATGTAAATATGTATTGAACTAGTGATGCTGACATCTCTGCGCTCAGGCGAGATGTTGCGAGTGGGTTATTGGAGTTTGGCCCAATGTATAAGTCAAAACCGGACTTTCCCCATATGGACATTCCACCGTTAAAAGGTTGCTTTACCCCAGATTTGCAGGTACAGGTCTTCGAAATATGTTGCACCTTATCCGGTGCAGATTGGATTCTACGCAAGGTAGGTTAACTTCAAATTTGGCgaatctttctttttgcttaACTCCAGGTTCCTGGTCTGAACCTTGAAAGGATTGAGGAAGGTTCAGGCTTGTCGGATGTAAATGTTAATGTAATGGATCTCTTACCGCTTTTGGAGAGTTGGTGGCATATGATTGGGAGGTTCTCTCGGCCGGTAAGATCGTGTGCGGCTACGCCTAGGGGACACTTTACTATTTTTGTCataatttctt
Proteins encoded in this window:
- a CDS encoding probable transcription factor of the MADS box family MCM1, whose protein sequence is MADITDQHDQTSPTELDDSQNVGNGNATESRGIKRQRPSAGDDDDDDDEKGSRERRKIEIKFISDKSRRHITFSKRKAGIMKKAYELSVLTGTQVLLLVVSETGLVYTFTTPKLQPLVTKSEGKNLIQACLNAPEPTPGNENGVDGGDQVESPEEPPNQHLPPQGNRPGMPQNPHMPNNYMPNMPMDPQQALAYQSYVQRNQAYGSGIPPQPGMPANSHHQS